From a region of the Prevotella melaninogenica genome:
- the nifJ gene encoding pyruvate:ferredoxin (flavodoxin) oxidoreductase translates to MAKEKKFITCDGNEAAAHVSYMFSEVAAIYPITPSSPMAEHVDEWSARGRKNLWGQTVSVQEMQSEGGAAGAVHGSLQSGALTTTFTASQGLLLMIPNMYKIAGELLPCVFNVSARTLASHALCIFGDHQDVMACRQTGFAMFCSGSVQEVMDLSAVPHLASLKTSVPFINFFDGFRTSHEYHKIECLDQEDIRPLVDEEDIKRFRDRAMTPERPVVRGTAENPETFFTHREASNSAYENVAEVVEHYLGEISKITGREYHLFDYYGAKDAENIIILMGSATEAAREAIDYLMSQGKKVGMIAVHLYRPFSVKHLLAAVPKSVKRIAVLDRTKEPGAEGEPLYLDVKSAFYDVENKPLIVGGRYGLGSSDTTPAKIIAVYDNLELPEPKNHFTVGIVDDVTFTSLPEVEEIPLGGESTYEAKFYGLGADGTVGANKNSVKIIGDNTNKYCQAYFSYDSKKSGGFTCSHLRFGDNPIRSTYQVNTPNFVACHVQAYLNMYDVTRGLRKNGTFLLNTIFDGEELVHFIPNKVKRYFAKNNISVYYINATKIAQEIGLGNRTNTILQSAFFRITEVIPLDLAVDQMKKFIVKSYSKKGQDVVDKNFAAVDRGNEYKQLTVDPAWANLADDDTKADDAPAFVKELVRPMNAQAGDLLKVSDFVNHGTVDGTWSVGTAAFDKRGVATFVPKWDAENCIQCNKCSYVCPHACIRPFVLDEAEKANFNEETLDVIAPKQLKGMQFRIEVSVLDCTGCSNCADVCPGKKGNKALSMTQFVAGEEEANHRAANWDYLVKNVKSKQNLVDIKSNAKNSQFAQPLFEFSGACAGCGETPYVKLVSQLFGDREMIANATGCSSIYSASVPSTPYTTNEEGHGPAFNNSLFEDFCEFGMGMAMGNKKMRERIAVLLNDSMANDHTPAEFKEAAQEWLDNMNDADASKVAAAKLKPLIAAGAEKGCPVCAELKTLDHYLVKRSQWIIGGDGASYDIGYGGLDHVIASGEDVNILVLDTEVYSNTGGQSSKSTPLGAIAQFAAKGKRIRKKDLGLMATTYGYVYVAQIAMGADNAQTLKAIREAEAYPGPSLIIAYSPCINHGLKVKGGMGRSQAQEANAVACGYWHLWRYNPLLAEEGKNPFSLDSKEPEWDKFQDFLHSEVRFLSVLKAYPNEGEELFKACEDMAKLRYKSYVRKTQEDWSEEA, encoded by the coding sequence ATGGCTAAAGAAAAGAAGTTTATCACTTGTGATGGTAACGAGGCCGCTGCTCATGTGAGCTACATGTTCTCTGAGGTAGCAGCTATCTATCCTATCACTCCATCATCTCCAATGGCTGAGCACGTAGACGAGTGGTCAGCACGTGGTCGTAAGAACCTTTGGGGTCAGACAGTAAGCGTTCAGGAGATGCAGTCAGAGGGTGGCGCAGCTGGTGCCGTACACGGTTCACTGCAGTCTGGTGCTCTCACGACAACCTTCACCGCATCACAGGGTCTTCTCTTGATGATTCCTAACATGTATAAGATTGCTGGTGAACTTTTGCCATGTGTATTCAACGTTTCAGCACGTACACTCGCAAGTCACGCTCTTTGTATCTTCGGTGACCACCAGGACGTAATGGCTTGCCGTCAGACAGGTTTCGCTATGTTCTGTTCAGGTTCTGTACAGGAGGTTATGGACCTCTCTGCAGTTCCTCACCTTGCTTCATTGAAGACATCAGTACCATTCATCAACTTCTTCGATGGTTTCCGTACATCACACGAGTATCATAAGATTGAGTGCCTTGATCAGGAAGATATCCGTCCATTGGTTGACGAGGAAGATATTAAGCGTTTCCGCGATCGTGCAATGACTCCAGAGCGTCCAGTAGTTCGTGGTACAGCTGAGAACCCTGAGACATTCTTCACACATCGTGAGGCATCTAACAGTGCTTACGAGAATGTAGCAGAGGTTGTTGAGCACTATCTCGGCGAAATCTCAAAGATTACAGGCCGTGAGTATCACCTCTTCGATTACTATGGTGCTAAGGATGCAGAGAACATCATCATCTTGATGGGTTCAGCAACTGAGGCAGCTCGTGAGGCTATCGACTACTTGATGTCTCAGGGTAAGAAGGTTGGTATGATTGCTGTACACCTCTATCGTCCATTCTCAGTTAAGCACTTGCTCGCTGCAGTACCAAAGTCTGTTAAGCGTATTGCAGTTCTTGACCGTACTAAGGAGCCAGGTGCAGAGGGTGAGCCACTGTACCTCGATGTTAAGAGTGCATTCTATGATGTTGAGAACAAGCCATTGATCGTTGGTGGTCGTTATGGTCTCGGTTCTTCAGATACAACACCAGCTAAGATTATCGCTGTTTATGACAACCTCGAGTTGCCAGAGCCAAAGAATCACTTCACTGTAGGTATTGTTGATGACGTAACCTTCACTTCTCTCCCAGAGGTTGAGGAGATTCCATTGGGTGGTGAAAGCACATACGAGGCTAAGTTCTACGGTCTTGGTGCTGACGGTACCGTTGGTGCTAACAAGAACTCAGTAAAGATTATCGGTGACAACACCAATAAGTACTGTCAGGCTTACTTCTCTTATGACTCTAAGAAGTCTGGTGGTTTCACATGTTCTCACCTCCGCTTCGGTGATAATCCAATCCGTTCTACTTATCAGGTAAATACACCTAACTTCGTTGCTTGTCACGTTCAGGCTTACTTGAACATGTACGATGTTACACGTGGTTTGCGTAAGAATGGTACATTCTTGTTGAACACTATCTTTGATGGTGAGGAACTTGTACACTTCATTCCTAATAAGGTTAAGCGTTACTTTGCAAAGAACAATATCAGCGTTTACTATATCAACGCTACTAAGATTGCACAGGAGATTGGTCTTGGTAACCGTACCAATACTATCCTCCAGTCTGCGTTCTTCCGTATTACTGAGGTAATCCCTCTCGACCTTGCTGTTGATCAGATGAAGAAGTTCATCGTTAAGAGTTACAGTAAGAAGGGTCAGGACGTTGTAGACAAGAACTTCGCTGCTGTTGACCGTGGTAACGAGTACAAGCAGTTGACTGTTGACCCAGCATGGGCTAACCTCGCTGATGATGATACTAAGGCTGACGATGCACCAGCATTCGTTAAGGAGCTTGTTCGTCCAATGAACGCACAGGCAGGTGACCTCTTGAAGGTTTCTGACTTCGTTAATCATGGTACTGTTGACGGTACATGGTCAGTAGGTACAGCAGCTTTCGACAAGCGTGGTGTTGCTACCTTCGTTCCAAAGTGGGATGCAGAGAACTGTATCCAGTGTAACAAGTGTTCATACGTTTGTCCTCACGCTTGTATCCGTCCATTCGTATTGGATGAGGCAGAGAAGGCTAACTTCAACGAAGAGACACTCGACGTCATCGCTCCTAAGCAGCTCAAGGGAATGCAGTTCCGTATTGAGGTGTCAGTTCTCGACTGTACAGGTTGTAGCAACTGTGCTGATGTATGTCCAGGTAAGAAGGGTAACAAGGCTCTCTCTATGACACAGTTCGTTGCTGGAGAGGAAGAGGCTAACCACCGTGCAGCTAACTGGGATTACCTCGTTAAGAACGTTAAGAGCAAGCAGAACTTGGTAGACATCAAGTCTAACGCTAAGAACTCTCAGTTTGCTCAGCCTTTGTTCGAGTTCTCTGGTGCTTGTGCTGGTTGCGGTGAGACTCCATACGTTAAGCTTGTTTCACAGCTCTTCGGTGATCGTGAGATGATTGCTAACGCTACAGGTTGTTCTTCAATCTACTCAGCTTCAGTACCTTCTACTCCATACACAACTAACGAGGAAGGTCATGGTCCTGCATTCAACAACTCACTGTTTGAGGACTTCTGTGAGTTCGGTATGGGTATGGCTATGGGTAACAAGAAGATGCGCGAGCGTATCGCTGTACTTCTTAACGATTCTATGGCTAACGACCATACACCTGCAGAGTTCAAGGAGGCTGCTCAGGAGTGGCTTGACAACATGAATGATGCTGATGCATCTAAGGTTGCTGCTGCTAAGTTGAAGCCATTGATCGCTGCTGGTGCTGAGAAGGGATGCCCTGTATGTGCAGAGCTGAAGACACTCGACCACTATCTCGTTAAGCGTAGCCAGTGGATCATTGGTGGTGACGGTGCTTCTTACGATATCGGTTATGGTGGTCTCGACCACGTTATCGCTTCTGGTGAGGACGTTAACATCTTGGTTCTCGATACTGAGGTTTACTCTAATACTGGTGGTCAGAGCTCTAAGTCTACTCCACTCGGTGCTATTGCTCAGTTCGCTGCTAAGGGTAAGCGTATCCGCAAGAAGGACCTCGGTCTGATGGCAACAACATACGGTTATGTTTACGTAGCTCAGATTGCTATGGGTGCTGACAATGCACAGACATTGAAGGCTATCCGTGAGGCTGAGGCTTATCCTGGACCATCACTCATCATCGCTTACTCTCCATGTATCAACCATGGTTTGAAGGTGAAGGGCGGTATGGGTCGTAGTCAGGCTCAGGAAGCAAACGCTGTTGCTTGTGGTTACTGGCACCTCTGGCGTTACAACCCACTGTTGGCTGAAGAGGGTAAGAACCCATTCTCACTCGATTCTAAGGAACCAGAATGGGATAAGTTCCAAGACTTCCTTCACAGTGAAGTTCGTTTCCTCTCTGTCCTCAAGGCTTATCCAAATGAGGGCGAGGAGCTCTTCAAGGCTTGTGAGGATATGGCTAAGCTCCGTTACAAGAGCTATGTTCGCAAGACTCAGGAAGACTGGAGCGAGGAGGCATAA
- a CDS encoding DUF1648 domain-containing protein, which yields MKSKILSLAIIIAITIIALYCVLNGPETIILHWNISGEAESYGSKYLILALPAISIIVFLLIVNQEKHPYDTSLVSGKTRKNRNPKALRDIMPILLLVILYLTACSVQIISMSSIVPFSLIIIAIILFMYKSRKSTKL from the coding sequence ATGAAAAGTAAAATCTTATCATTAGCCATTATTATTGCTATTACAATAATTGCATTATATTGTGTTCTGAATGGACCTGAGACGATTATCCTACATTGGAACATTAGTGGGGAGGCAGAAAGCTATGGTTCTAAGTATCTTATACTGGCACTTCCTGCTATTTCAATAATCGTCTTCTTGCTGATTGTCAATCAAGAAAAGCATCCATACGACACAAGTCTTGTGAGCGGAAAAACTCGAAAGAACAGGAATCCGAAAGCACTTCGTGATATAATGCCAATCCTATTGTTGGTTATATTGTATCTTACAGCATGTTCTGTCCAAATAATTTCCATGTCATCAATAGTACCCTTCTCTCTTATTATTATTGCTATAATTCTCTTTATGTATAAATCACGCAAGTCGACAAAGCTATAA
- a CDS encoding DUF6621 family protein, which produces MNAQEAQNIKWSENIIIVDGDYIDHVAFDLIVNFERMLNRRIPAADFSQWVVNIALDGRLKPGNHETQVVLLHDKKNPRLENFAPADYLKELNGQAFKDSQLGEFIINAIATGDEVAKKDDVLLDLLKTILNHEEVKRIMIVSNAEDSQLMSTLRSTLRDVDDELKHITLFAMQPLEGGNFKQQILGYSLLNAMGISSSEIESKIK; this is translated from the coding sequence ATGAATGCACAAGAAGCACAGAACATTAAATGGAGTGAGAATATCATCATTGTGGATGGTGATTATATAGACCATGTCGCTTTCGACCTCATTGTCAACTTTGAGCGAATGTTGAACCGTCGCATTCCTGCTGCTGATTTCAGCCAGTGGGTTGTAAACATTGCCCTTGATGGACGTTTAAAGCCAGGAAATCACGAAACACAAGTGGTTCTTTTACATGATAAGAAGAATCCAAGACTTGAGAATTTTGCCCCAGCCGATTATCTGAAAGAACTGAATGGGCAAGCATTCAAAGATTCACAGCTTGGCGAATTTATTATCAATGCTATTGCTACAGGTGATGAAGTAGCCAAGAAAGACGATGTTCTTCTCGACCTTTTAAAGACAATTCTTAATCATGAGGAGGTTAAACGTATTATGATTGTATCAAACGCTGAGGACAGCCAATTGATGAGTACACTTCGTTCTACGCTTCGCGATGTAGATGATGAGCTAAAACATATTACCTTGTTTGCAATGCAACCACTCGAAGGAGGTAATTTTAAACAGCAAATTTTGGGTTACTCGCTTCTTAATGCAATGGGTATATCCTCTTCAGAGATTGAAAGTAAGATTAAGTAA
- a CDS encoding saccharopine dehydrogenase family protein yields the protein MGKVLMIGAGGVATVAAFKIVQNQDVFTEFMIASRRKEKCDELVKAIHDKGYKADIKTAQVDADDVEQLKELFNSFKPELVVNLALPYQDLTIMDACLACGCNYLDTANYEPKDEAHFEYSWQWAYKDKFEKAGLTAILGCGFDPGVSQAYTAYAAKHHFDEIHYLDIVDCNAGNHHKAFATNFNPEINIREITQKGLYYENGKWIETDPLVVHQDITYPNIGPRDSYLMHHEELESLVKNYPTIKRARFWMTFGQQYLTYLDCIQNLGMSRIDEIEYEAPLADGSGKTVKVNIVPLQFLKAVLPNPQDLGENYDGETSIGCRIRGIKDGKEQTYYIYNNCKHQDAYNETGMQGVSYTTGVPAMAGAMMFFKGLWRKPGVWNVEDFDPDPFLEVLNKQGLPWHEEFGGDLEL from the coding sequence ATGGGAAAAGTTTTAATGATTGGCGCAGGTGGCGTAGCTACTGTAGCCGCTTTTAAGATTGTCCAAAACCAGGACGTGTTTACGGAGTTCATGATTGCCAGCCGTCGTAAGGAAAAGTGTGACGAACTGGTTAAGGCAATTCATGATAAGGGCTACAAGGCTGACATCAAGACTGCACAGGTTGATGCAGACGATGTTGAGCAGTTGAAGGAGCTTTTCAACTCATTCAAGCCTGAGCTGGTTGTCAATCTTGCACTACCCTATCAGGACCTCACCATCATGGATGCCTGCTTAGCTTGCGGTTGCAACTACCTTGACACCGCTAACTATGAGCCAAAAGATGAGGCACACTTTGAGTATAGCTGGCAGTGGGCTTACAAGGATAAGTTCGAGAAGGCTGGCTTGACAGCTATCCTCGGTTGTGGTTTCGACCCTGGAGTGTCACAGGCTTATACTGCATATGCAGCAAAGCATCACTTTGATGAGATTCACTATCTTGATATTGTTGACTGTAACGCAGGTAACCACCACAAGGCGTTTGCAACCAACTTTAACCCAGAAATCAATATCCGTGAGATTACCCAAAAGGGACTTTATTATGAAAATGGCAAATGGATTGAGACAGATCCATTGGTAGTACATCAAGATATTACCTATCCAAACATCGGTCCTCGCGACTCATACTTGATGCACCACGAAGAATTGGAGTCATTGGTTAAGAACTATCCTACCATCAAGCGCGCTCGCTTCTGGATGACTTTTGGTCAACAATACCTTACTTACCTTGATTGTATTCAGAATCTTGGTATGAGCCGTATCGATGAGATTGAGTATGAAGCACCATTGGCTGATGGTTCAGGCAAGACAGTTAAGGTTAATATCGTTCCTTTGCAGTTCTTGAAAGCAGTGTTGCCTAACCCACAGGATCTCGGTGAGAACTATGATGGTGAGACCTCTATCGGCTGCCGTATTCGTGGTATCAAGGATGGTAAGGAACAGACTTACTACATCTATAACAACTGTAAGCATCAGGATGCCTATAATGAAACAGGTATGCAGGGCGTAAGCTATACGACTGGCGTACCAGCAATGGCTGGTGCGATGATGTTCTTCAAGGGTCTTTGGCGTAAGCCAGGAGTCTGGAATGTGGAAGACTTCGACCCAGATCCATTCTTGGAGGTACTCAATAAGCAGGGCTTACCTTGGCACGAAGAGTTTGGTGGTGATTTAGAACTATAG
- the rlmD gene encoding 23S rRNA (uracil(1939)-C(5))-methyltransferase RlmD translates to MSRKRKPLPILENVTIEAVAAEGKCVAHVDDKVIFVPFVVPGDVVDLQVRKKKRSYCEATVVRFISKSAVRQEPMCEHFGICGGCKWQNLPYEEQLKAKQQQVYDQLSRIGKVELPEFRPIMGSVHTKEYRNKLEFGCANKRWYTEEELKALPKGVGLAEGAIGFHITGAFDKVYPIEKCWLMNDLCNKIRKDIRDYAFSTGMKFYDIRAQHGLLRDIMVRNSNTGEWMVLVQFHYDEEGDDKRAKALMQHIADRFPQITSLFYVDNQKGNDTFNDLELTLFKGNDHIFETMEDLRFKVGPKSFYQTNTEQAYHLYSVAREFANLTGNELVYDLYTGTGTIANFVAKKAQKVIGIEYVPEAIEDAKVNSEVNKIDNTLFYAGDMKDILTEDFIHEHGRPDVIITDPPRAGMHPDVVNVILGASPKRIVYVSCNPATQARDLALLDADYKVSAVQPVDMFPHTPHVENVVLLEKR, encoded by the coding sequence ATGAGTAGAAAAAGAAAGCCATTACCCATTCTGGAGAATGTCACAATAGAAGCTGTGGCAGCCGAAGGTAAATGTGTTGCACATGTTGATGATAAAGTTATTTTTGTTCCTTTTGTTGTACCTGGGGACGTAGTTGACCTTCAGGTGCGCAAGAAGAAGCGTAGCTATTGCGAAGCTACAGTCGTTCGCTTCATCAGTAAAAGTGCTGTACGTCAGGAACCTATGTGTGAACACTTTGGTATCTGTGGTGGATGTAAGTGGCAAAACCTTCCTTACGAAGAACAGTTGAAAGCAAAGCAACAGCAAGTATATGATCAACTGAGTCGTATCGGTAAGGTTGAGCTCCCTGAGTTTCGCCCAATCATGGGTTCAGTACACACCAAGGAATATCGTAACAAGCTCGAATTTGGTTGTGCTAACAAGCGTTGGTACACAGAAGAAGAGTTAAAAGCTCTACCAAAAGGCGTTGGCTTGGCTGAAGGAGCCATCGGCTTCCATATTACAGGTGCCTTTGATAAGGTATATCCTATAGAGAAATGCTGGTTGATGAACGACCTCTGCAACAAGATTCGCAAGGATATACGCGACTATGCATTCTCTACTGGAATGAAGTTCTACGATATTCGTGCACAACATGGCTTATTGCGAGATATTATGGTGCGCAACTCTAATACTGGCGAATGGATGGTACTTGTACAGTTCCACTATGACGAGGAGGGAGACGATAAGCGTGCAAAGGCATTAATGCAGCATATTGCAGACCGTTTTCCGCAAATCACTTCACTCTTCTACGTTGATAATCAGAAAGGTAACGACACGTTCAACGACCTTGAATTGACACTTTTCAAAGGTAATGACCACATCTTTGAAACGATGGAAGACTTAAGATTCAAGGTGGGTCCAAAGAGTTTCTACCAGACCAATACCGAACAGGCATATCACCTCTATTCTGTTGCACGCGAATTTGCCAACCTTACAGGTAACGAACTTGTATATGACCTCTATACGGGTACGGGTACAATTGCGAACTTCGTAGCGAAGAAAGCTCAGAAAGTAATTGGTATTGAATATGTTCCAGAGGCAATAGAAGATGCAAAGGTTAACTCAGAAGTCAACAAGATTGACAACACACTCTTCTATGCAGGTGACATGAAAGACATTCTGACCGAAGACTTCATCCACGAGCATGGACGTCCAGACGTTATCATCACTGACCCTCCACGTGCAGGTATGCATCCAGACGTTGTGAACGTTATACTCGGAGCAAGTCCAAAGCGAATTGTTTACGTTAGTTGTAACCCTGCAACACAGGCACGCGACCTTGCTCTGCTTGATGCAGACTATAAAGTTTCTGCCGTCCAACCTGTAGACATGTTCCCACATACACCACATGTTGAGAACGTTGTCTTATTGGAGAAACGATAA
- a CDS encoding TfoX/Sxy family protein, with product MACSLDFIEFVSSQIAAAGTVRCRKMFGGYIVYVDEKPVIIVCDNIPYVKEHEAIKSMMLSAERGFPYEGAKEHYVLDVSRSDFAVRVVKTLVEVLPYPKSRKKNK from the coding sequence ATGGCTTGCTCTTTAGACTTTATTGAATTTGTCAGTAGTCAGATAGCTGCTGCAGGGACTGTGAGATGTAGGAAGATGTTTGGTGGCTACATAGTTTATGTTGACGAAAAGCCTGTTATCATAGTTTGTGACAATATACCGTATGTCAAAGAACACGAGGCAATTAAGTCAATGATGCTATCTGCCGAACGTGGATTCCCTTATGAAGGAGCTAAGGAACACTACGTTTTAGATGTTTCAAGGTCTGATTTTGCAGTCAGGGTTGTTAAGACCTTAGTAGAGGTTTTACCCTATCCAAAAAGCAGAAAGAAGAATAAATAA
- a CDS encoding ATP-binding protein, whose translation MDAFFRTHTYLVEHVNAPVRRRLMDEINWDDRLIGIKGTRGVGKTTFLLQYAKERYGSTDRQCLYVNMNNFYFQGRGIADFAGEFYRHGGKVLLIDQVFKQPDWSHELRQCYDNYPELKIVFTGSSVMRLKEENPELNGIVKSYNLRGFSFREYLNLQTNQQFEPYALKDIINNHEEITRHILSKVSPMKYFADYIHHGFYPFFLEHRNFSENLLKTMNMMTEVDILLIKQIDLKYLTKIKKLFYLLALEGPKAPNISNLAKDINTSRATVMNYIKNLADARLINLVYPVGQEFPKKPAKVMLQNSNLIYAIYPIQLDEQQLMETFFVNALQEVCSVNEGNKQGTYIINQKEKFKVCDTGKTKKRFSTDTTYTIYNTEVGKDNQVPLWLIGFLY comes from the coding sequence ATGGACGCATTCTTTCGCACGCATACTTACTTGGTGGAGCATGTAAATGCCCCAGTGCGTCGTCGTCTCATGGATGAGATTAATTGGGACGACCGGCTCATCGGCATCAAGGGTACGCGAGGCGTAGGTAAAACGACCTTCCTCCTACAATATGCCAAAGAGCGTTACGGCTCTACTGATCGCCAATGCCTTTATGTAAACATGAACAACTTTTACTTCCAAGGCAGAGGTATAGCAGACTTCGCTGGCGAGTTTTATCGTCATGGTGGAAAAGTCTTGTTGATTGACCAAGTATTCAAGCAGCCTGATTGGAGCCATGAACTCCGTCAATGCTATGACAATTATCCTGAGTTGAAGATAGTTTTCACAGGCTCAAGTGTCATGAGACTGAAAGAAGAAAACCCTGAACTTAATGGCATTGTAAAGAGCTATAACTTGAGAGGTTTCTCTTTTCGCGAATACTTGAATTTACAAACAAACCAACAGTTTGAGCCTTACGCATTAAAGGATATTATAAACAACCACGAGGAGATAACAAGACATATTCTCTCAAAGGTTAGCCCGATGAAGTACTTTGCAGACTATATTCACCACGGCTTTTATCCCTTCTTCTTAGAACATCGTAACTTCTCAGAGAATCTACTGAAGACGATGAATATGATGACAGAGGTAGATATCCTTCTCATCAAACAAATAGACTTGAAATATCTGACCAAGATTAAAAAGTTATTTTACCTTCTTGCCTTGGAAGGTCCTAAGGCTCCAAACATCAGCAACCTTGCTAAAGATATCAACACAAGCCGTGCTACGGTAATGAACTATATCAAAAATCTTGCTGATGCACGACTTATCAACCTTGTATATCCAGTAGGACAAGAGTTTCCTAAAAAGCCAGCAAAGGTTATGTTACAGAACTCTAACTTGATATATGCCATCTACCCCATCCAACTTGACGAACAGCAACTCATGGAGACATTCTTTGTAAATGCGTTACAAGAGGTATGCTCGGTAAATGAAGGTAATAAACAAGGTACATATATTATCAATCAAAAAGAAAAGTTTAAGGTATGTGATACTGGAAAGACTAAAAAGCGATTTAGCACAGACACAACCTATACTATATATAATACTGAGGTGGGAAAAGACAATCAAGTACCACTTTGGCTAATAGGTTTCCTATATTAG
- a CDS encoding porin, whose product MRKTIILSAMMLCSLLGKAQEAPKWINNVKLSGFGIVQYQYNGMNNNKSNSFNLRLGRVSLNGRILEDWAWKAQLQFNGNTSTLGASPRLVDLFIEWQKYDFFRVKAGQFKNPFTFDNPIHPIDQGFMSVAQGVQKLASFSDRAGAHPSNGRDIGVQIQGDFLKTGTGRNLVHYQVGVFDGQGINVRDVDQQKNIIGGVWVMPVEGMRLGWFGWTGSYARKGTWTDAAGTTHSGVRSLQQRRYAVSGEYKVKDWTIRSEYVHSTGYAFAKALSNTDAAAASDCNLSADGDKAQGVYALAIAPLIPNKLHAKARYDMYQPSDGAEKQRTQYDLGLDYEFTKNLALSGIYSYVHDRSMNSTGKPNYSMFDLELSFRF is encoded by the coding sequence ATGAGAAAAACAATTATCCTATCTGCAATGATGCTATGCTCACTTCTCGGTAAAGCACAGGAAGCACCAAAGTGGATTAATAACGTGAAATTGTCTGGCTTCGGTATCGTTCAGTACCAATACAATGGTATGAACAACAACAAGTCAAACAGTTTCAATCTCCGCTTAGGCCGTGTATCACTTAATGGTCGTATCCTTGAAGATTGGGCTTGGAAAGCACAGTTACAGTTCAACGGCAACACATCTACCTTGGGCGCATCACCACGATTAGTCGACCTCTTTATTGAATGGCAGAAGTATGATTTCTTCCGTGTTAAAGCGGGACAGTTCAAAAATCCATTCACTTTTGACAACCCTATCCATCCTATTGATCAAGGATTTATGAGTGTAGCACAAGGTGTTCAGAAATTAGCAAGTTTCTCTGACCGAGCTGGTGCACATCCATCTAATGGACGTGACATAGGTGTACAGATACAAGGTGATTTCCTAAAGACAGGTACAGGTAGAAATCTTGTTCACTATCAGGTAGGTGTATTCGACGGTCAAGGTATCAACGTAAGAGATGTTGACCAACAGAAGAATATCATTGGTGGCGTATGGGTAATGCCTGTTGAAGGCATGCGCTTAGGCTGGTTCGGTTGGACAGGTTCTTATGCTCGCAAGGGAACATGGACAGACGCAGCTGGCACCACACATTCAGGTGTACGTAGTCTGCAGCAACGTCGTTATGCTGTGTCTGGAGAGTACAAAGTAAAAGACTGGACTATCCGTTCTGAGTATGTTCATTCAACAGGTTATGCATTTGCAAAGGCGTTGAGCAATACCGATGCTGCAGCTGCATCAGATTGTAATCTCAGCGCAGATGGTGACAAAGCTCAGGGTGTTTATGCACTCGCTATTGCACCACTTATTCCGAACAAATTACACGCAAAGGCACGTTACGATATGTATCAGCCATCTGATGGTGCTGAAAAGCAGCGTACACAATACGACTTAGGACTTGACTATGAGTTCACCAAAAACCTTGCATTGAGTGGTATTTACTCTTATGTTCATGACCGCTCTATGAATAGTACAGGAAAACCAAACTATTCAATGTTTGACTTAGAATTAAGTTTTCGCTTTTAA